In Microbulbifer agarilyticus, the DNA window TTTCCGTCATCGGTCACCTGCACACCGGGATTGCGAGTGGGGTGGTCGGTGATTTGGTACACCAGCTGATCCTTACTTTGTGGCTCACCGATTTTGTGGAAGTAGATCGCCACCTGTTTGCTGTCGTCGGCACTGCCGTCTTTGTTGAACGGGTAGCGGCTGTAATAAAAACCGGATTCGTCTTTAGCCCAGCTGGCGCCACTGAATTTAATCCCGGTGAGGTGGTCCGGTAGCATGCGGCGGGTTTTCAAATCGCGAACGTGGTAGTCGGTCCAGTCGGTGCCACCATCGGAAGTACCGTAGGCGAGATAACGGCCATTGGGGCTTACGGCATAGCGTTTGGCCGCGATGGTGCCATCATCACTCAGTGTGCGCGGATCCAACACCACACCACCTTCCTTGTTGATGTCGGCGGTACTGTAGAAAACGCTCTGGTCCCAGGTGCCATCGTTGTATTGATAGAAAACCTGCCCGGCCTTCTTGTAGGGCACCCCGTAGCGTTCGTACTGCCACAACTCGGTCAAACGGTCGTTGATCTTCTGCCAGCCGGGTAACGCTTTCAGCGCAGGCAAGGCAAAATCATTCTGGACCTTCACCCAGTCTTTTACCGGCTTGGATTCCTGATCTTCCAGCCAGCGATAGGGATCACTCACCTGGGTACCAAAATACGTATCCTGCTGTTCGACCGTGGCGGTTTCCGGGTATTGCTTTGCAGGTTTATCGCTGTTGGCGCTGTTCGCGGAGATGGCAGCGACCGCGGCGATCACGGGAATAGCGGCCCCCGCGATCAAGGTCAGGACAGATTTGTTCATCGGGATTTCCGGTTTTTTATTGAGGGTCAGTGAGCTAATCTAGAAAATTCGCCGCCGCGCATCCAGCGGTCATCAGCATTTTAGAAGAGGTTGTCGATGAAGGGCCTGATTCAACGGGTAAAACACGCGAAAGTGGAAGTCAGTAGTGAATCTGTCGGCGCCATCGATCACGGCATCCTGCTGCTTTTGGGTGTGGAAGCCAGTGATACTGAGGATACCGCGGACAAGCTCCTGCACAAGGTATTGCACTATCGCATCTTCGGTGACGAGCAGGGCAAAATGAACCTCAATGTGCAGCAGGCGGGCGGTGGGCTATTGGTGGTGAGTCAGTTCACTCTCGTCGCGGATACCGCAAAGGGGCTGCGCCCCAGTTTCAGTCGCGGCGCCAGCCCGCAACAGGCCAACGAACTGTATGAATACTTCCTGCGGCAGGCTCGAGCGAAAATGGCCGATGCGCTTCCGGTGGCGGGCGGTCAGTTCGCCGCCGACATGCAGGTATCGCTGTGCAATGACGGTCCGGTGACTTTCTTGCTCGAGGTCTGAGCTGCAGTCGAGCCGAGAATGCGCTTGGTCAACGCGTCCAGGCGCGCCTTGCGCTCGGGCTTGGGCAGCGCACCTAATTGTTCCACAGCCCGATAAAACGCTTCCCAGTCACTGCCGCTATCCCGGTATAGCTGCACAAATGCTGGGACTTGGGACTGGTACTCGCTGACCAGCGCCAGGGTCGCGTTATTGGTTTTCTCGATCATCTGGGTGAACTTTTCGTCCTGAGTCCAGCCTTCCGATTCCTTGCGGTAGCAGTAACGCAAACGCTGTAGGGTTTGCGTCTTGCGCTGGCGCTTCTCCGGTGCACTCAAATCCGATGCGTACAGTGCCTGTAACTGCCGGCGCGCGCTCACCATCAGGCCATTTACCCGTCGCGCCTGCTCTACATTGGCGACCTTGGGCGCAGGAATGCCATTGCGGCGCCGCCAGTCCGGCAGCGCGATGCGTGAAACCGCGGTGGCAAAACTTTCATTGAATTGAGTATCACCGCCGATATACAAGCGCCGGTGCGCCAGCTCGTGAAACAGCAGGCTGGCGAGGCGGTCCGGCTTCCAATCCACAAAGCTCGATAACACGGGGTCATCAAACCAGCCCAGGGTGCTGTAGGCGGGCACCGGGCCCAGATACACGTCGTAACCCTGCGCCTGCAAACGCTGTTCCTGAACCTGGGCATCACGCTTATTGAAATAACCGCGGTAACTGGCACAGCCGGCGATGGGGTAACACCAGCGCTTGGGCGACAGGGAGAATTCCGGCGCTGCCACGAGGTTCCACAGCGCGTACTCCTGCTCCAATTGAGTAAATTCGCTGTAAGCGGAGCCGACCGGCAAATGCAGCTCACCTGCGGCGTAAGCGCGTATCGATTGCACCCATTCGAGCTGGCGACGCAGTTTGGGGTCGGTTTCTTCATCGCGCAGCAGGCGATCAATGGGTTCGCGCCCGGCGAGGATTTTGAGCTGGCCGGTGGCGGCCTGAGAATAAAAATGCACCGTTTCACAACCGGCCAACAGCATTGCTGTTGAGAGTGCCACCAGCAACGACGACAGCCGCGAGAAGCGACGCCAAATACGCGCCTCGCGGAACAAACCGGCTAGGTTTATGGTGAGAGAAAAGGTTTTTATGTGGGAGTCGTCCATGCCGCCCGTCGCTGCCGTTTCGCTGGTATTTTCGCTGGTGCTCGGTGTCGTGTTATGGATTTATCTGATCCGGCTGAGTTTCGCCCGCTCCAGCGGCATGGGTGTGGTCGCACTACTATTGCCGCCACTCGCGTTCATTCAGCTATTATCGGATCCGGAACACCGGGAGCAACTGCTCGTGCTGTTTGTATCCATTCTATTGTTCAGCAGCATAGCCGCTCTCGAGCGCTGACGGCGCGACTTTGCTCGCCAAACTGACGGGATATTTCGACGGTCACGGACCACAGCCGAAGTACTCCACTTCCTCGCCGACAAATCGGCCGTCTGTAAGGTAACTCACCACCTGATCAATGGCCTGCTGACTACCCGTCAAACCGTTATGGGTTAACGGATAGGTGACGCGCGCACAAGTGCCCTCTACATAGGTACTCGGCACACCCACAATGCCATCGTCATTGCCGTCGATAATTGCAGAGAACAACGGATTGAACGAGCGCGTGCCGGCGATAACCCCCAACGGGAAGCGCACTGGGCCGAGGCGACTGGGCAGGCTGCGCTCATCGATGCCCATCTGATTGCCCGCGGGGCCGTTAACATCCTTGATGATGGGAATACACGAGAGGAAATTCCCCAGGCGACTACCCTGATTGGGCGGGCCAAGCATCACCGCGCGCTCGATAACACTGGCATCGCGCTGATCAAAATACTGCCGCAACAACAGGCTGCCCATGGAGTGGGCAACGAAATACACCGGCGCTGCGCCTGCTTTTTTGCACGCCTGCAGGCCACGGGGGACGGTCATTTCGGCGAGGGTTTCAATGGGGTGTTTTTTTGACGGGTAGTCGAGATTGACGGTGTAAAAGCCAGCATCGCGCAGGGCGTTTTCGATGTCCGTCATCGACGAGGAATCTTTGGTAATACCATGCAGGAGAATGGCGCATGGGGACGGAGAAGGTGCCTGCTGCGCTGCCGTGGAGATCGACATGAGTAGCGACAGGATGAGCGAAACGACCGCGCCAAAAATCACGCCTGCACGCCGCACTGCCCGTTTCGTCATGTCACCGTCACCGTTTGCGTGGGTCTCTGTCGGGGCAATTTTGCCTCCGCATAAGAACATACGACAAAACGGTGAGAGCGGATGGGTACAGCCGGTTACTGGGCCTCTATTTCTTCGGGTTTGCCGCGTTTTACCCAGCGGCCGAAGAAAATCCCGACTTCAAACAGGATCCACATGGGCACCGCAAGCAGGGTCTGCGAGATCACATCCGGTGGGGTCAGCAGCATGCCCATAGCAAAGCAGGCGACAATCACATAGGGACGCTTACGCGCCAGATCTTTCGCGGTCACCGCACCACTCCAGATCAGCAGCAGGGTGGCGATCGGGATTTCGAACGCGAAACCAAAAGCGAAGAACAGCTTCAGCGCCAGGTCGAGGTAACTGCGGATATCCGGTAATACCTTGATATCCGCATGGGCCGAGCTGATAAAGAATTCGAAAATCAGCGGGAACACCACGAAGTAGGCAAACGCCATCCCCGCATAAAACAGGAAAATACTGGAAATCATCAGCGGCGCGATCAGGCGCTTTTCATGCTTGTACATACCGGGCGCGATAAACGCCCAGAACTGATACAGCACAAAAGGGATCGCCACGAAGAAGGCCAACACGAAGGTAGTTTTAAACGGCGTCAGAAAGGGTGAGGTCACCTCGGTGGCAATCATACCCGCACCTTCGGTAAGACGCGCCTGCAGCGGATCCGCAACGAAGTTATAGATATCGTTAGCGAAGGGCACCATGCAGGCAAATATCGCCACCACCACCAGCAGTGTTTTCAGCAGGCGGTCGCGCATCTCAATCAAGTGCTCGATAAACGGCTGGTCTTTCTCACTCATTGACGTTTGTCTTCCGACTCGGTGGGACTGTCAGTATGCGGCTGAGGCGATGCCTCCTCGGCAGACGGTGCGGGCTCAGCCGGATCCAGGCGATCGACTTCTGCCCAGGCCGCGTCTTCTTCGTGCTTAAAGTGATCCGGGTGGTGCGGGTTGTGTTCGGGCTCGCCGTGATCGTGCAAATGCTCAGGGTAATCCGGATCTTCCAGATCTTCCTCTTCTTCCGGCAAATGGTCGTCGTCGAGATTGCCTTCGGCGAGCGCGCGCTTGTCTTCTTCCGGCAGGTAATCCTCTGCCTGCAGCAACTTGTCTGCTGCGGGGTCTGGCGAAGAGGGTTCGGTGGGTGCCGGTTTGGCCTCCACCGCTGCCGGCTGCGCATGCGCGGCGGCATCTTCTTTCAGTGCCTGCGCCTGGGTTTCTACCGATTTCAGATCTTTTTCGAACTTGCGTTCCGCTTCGCTAAAGGTGCGCTCCATCGCCTGTTGGCTTTCGCGCAACTCTTTCAACACGCGCTCATTGTGCAGTTCGCGCCGAATATCATCGGCACCCACTTCACGCTCGAGCTCCTCCTTGGCGCTGCCCAGGGTTTGCTTGATCTGGGTCCACCAGCGCACGGTGGTACGCACCGCATCGGGCAGACGCTCGGGGCCGATCACCACCAAGCCCACGACCGCAATTAACAGCAGTTCAAAAAATCCGATATCAAACACGCGCTACTCGCTCAGTTAACGACGGATGCAAAGCAAAACCGAAAACCGGTCTTACTTGTCCTGGGACTGCTTTTCTTCGGTAGAGGTTTTCTGCTGCGGCTTGCTGGATTCGTCTTTTTCCAGCAATTCCGGATCCTTGTCTTCCTCGCCCTTTTTGTCTTCTTCCTTCATGGCTTTTTTGAAGCCCTTTATGGCACCACCGAGGTCGCCACCGAGGTTACGCAGACGTTTGGTGCCGAAAATCAGCAGGACGATGACCAGCAAGATCAGCAATTGTTGCCAGCTAATACCCATAAGAAATGCTCCTGATTCAATCTTGAATTCGTATGTTCAATACACGCCGTCAGTCTTGGCTGCGTGACGCTTTTTCTTCGAGGCCGGAAAGGCCAAATCGACGCCCCAGCTCATCCAGTACTGCGCGGGAGTCCGCGCCCAGATGGTTAAGCATCACCAGGGAGTGAAACCACAGATCGGCGGTTTCCGAAATCATCGCCTGGTACTCGTCGCTGTCGGCGCCCTTGCCCTCGGCGTCTTTGGCGGCAAGCACCAGCTCGGTGGACTCTTCACCCACCTTCTCCAAAATCTTGTTCAGGCCCTTGGTGTGCAGGCTAGCGACATAGGAAGAGTCGGCATCCGCTTCCTGCATGCGCATACGCAGGACCCGGTCCAGTTGTGTCAGCATATTACTCATGACGCGGTCTTCTTCTCCCCTGCGTAGATCTCTTTCGGGTCGGTGATGACCGGCTGGCGGATACGCCACTGGCCGTTTTCCAGTACCTGATAGAAACAGCTGGTGCGCCCTGTATGACAGGCGATACCACCAAGCTGCTCTACCAGCAGAACAATAGTGTCGCCGTCGCAATCGAGGCGCATCTCGCGCACCAACTGTACATGGCCGGAAGACTCGCCCTTGCGCCACAACTTGCCGCGGGAGCGGGACCAGTACACCGCGCGCCCTTCCTCGGCGGTTAGACGCAGGGATTCGACATTCATCCAAGCCATCATCAGCACGCGGCCGGTTTTAAAATCCTGCGCAATGGCAGGCACCAGACCGTCGCTGTTCCAGCTGACTGCTTCTGTGAAATCAGTTTCACTCACCGTACGCATTCCTTACTGCATTCGATATTGTAGGCTCATCGCCCTCGCCTAAAGGCCGGAGTGTGACCGGCCTTTCGAGGTCCTCGATTAAGGGCTCACTAGAAACCCCAAGCCCAGACCTTCAGGGCCACAGTAGCAGCGCCAGCGCTGCCGCACCCATAATCCAACTGGCCGCCGGTATCTGCGCCAGTAACCCCGGTGACGCCACCAGAGCGGCGCCCGCCGCCAGCAAGCCACCAACAATCATCCGCGCATAACGGGTACGCCCCCGCTGGCGGCTGCCCGCCAGCTGGTCACTCAGCTGCTGCAGCTGGGGGCCCAGTTCGCGCCCCTGTTCCAGGGCGGAAAACGCCATTTGCGGAAGTTGCGGGAATTTTTCCAGCCATTCCGGCCCATATCGCTTAATTTCGCCGACAATCGTCTTGGGATGAATGCGCTCGCGCATCCACCGCTCAAGAAACGGATGGGCAGTCTTCCACAGATCCAGCTGAGGATAAAGCTGTCGCCCTAATCCTTCTATATTGAGCAAGGTTTTCTGCAAAAGTACCAGCTGAGGCTGAACTTCCATCTCAAAACGCCGCGCAGTCTGGAACAAACTGATTAATACGCGTGCAAAAGAGATTTCCCCCAGGGGCTTTTCAAAGATCGGCTCGCACACTGCGCGAATCGCGGACTCGAAGGCGTTGATCGGCGTATCCCGGCGCACCCAGCCGCTCTGCACATGCAATTCGGCGACCATGCGGTAGTCGCGGCGGAACATGGCGAGGATGTTGCGCGCCATGTAGTACTGATCTTCGCGCGTCAGGCTGCCGACGATGGCGGTATCGATGGCGATGTACTTGGGGCGATCCGGATGTTCGCGGGACACAAAGATGTTGCCCGGGTGCATATCGGCGTGGAAGAAGTTGTGCTCGAACACCTGCTTGAAGAAGATCTCCACACCGCGCTCGGCCAGCAGTTCCATATTGGTGTTTTGCGCGCGCAGCTGTTGCAGGTCGGTTACCGGAATGCCATCGATGCGTTCCAGCACCAACACGTTCTCGCGGGTGTAGTCCCAGTAGACTTCCGGTACATACAGCAGCGGCGAATTGGCGAAGTTGCGCTTGAGCTCGGAACCGTTGGAGGCCTCGCGCACCAGATCCAGCTCACCCTCGATGGTGTGGCGATAATCCTCCACCACCTCCACCGGGCGCATGCGCGGGCCGTCCGGTAAATAGTGCTCGATCCAGCGGGCGATATAGCGCAGCAGCTGCAGGTCCTGCTGTATCACCTTATTAATGCCAGGGCGCAGCACCTTCACCACTACCGATTGGCCGGGCTCGCCGTTTTCACCTTTCAGGCGCGCACCGTGTACCTGCGCCACCGAGGCGGACGCCAGCGGTTCGCGATCGAACTCGGCAAACAATTCATCCACCGGTGCACCCAGCGACGCCTCGATGCGATCGATACACTGGTCGATGGGAAACGGCGGCACATTGTCCTGCAGCTGGTTCAGCTCCAGCACCATGTCCGGCGGCAGCAGATCCGGGCGCGTGGACAGCAACTGGCCAAACTTCACATAAATAGGCCCGAGGTCTTCCAGCGCGCAACGCAGGCGTTCGCCGCGGGTCATGTTTTTCGCTTTGCCCGCGGGCAACAGCTTGTAAGGCGCCCACAGTGTGCGCAGCCACAACGGCTGATACTCCGCCGGCACCAGTTCATTCAGTCGGTAGCGCAGGAACACCCGCGCAATAGTGAGGCTTCTCGCTAGTGGCACGTCAACGCTTCTCCTGGCCGGGCTTGCCGCTGGCGGCCTTTACCTGTGCCGCAAACTTGCGCTGCAAAATCGCCAGGCGCGCTTCCAGGCGATCCACACCGTGGGAAAATTCGGCCACATCCTCGGCGAAGGCTTCGAACTGCGCCTGCGGCGGTGTCATGCGCCACTCTTCACTCACCGCTTCCGCGGTTGCTTTCGGTGCGGTGCCGAGCGCGTCTCTCAGCCAGCTCGCCGCCATGCGCACGCCGGTGCCCAGCTGATGGGCCGGCGAATCGCCAATTAACTTGGAGACAGGTTCTTCCCAGTCGATATCCAGCTCGCGCAGGGTCGACTGCAGCTCTGCCAGCAGTGCACTGGAACCGCGCACCGTCACCCCCAGCTTGGCCGGCGTGGCATCGCGGTTTCTCAGCAACTGGATAAATGCCAGGGCGGAACCAGACAGCTCGGTGGTTACCTCGCCGTCCCAGCGGCTGTGCACCTCGATATAGCCGCCTTCACCCTCGTCGTCGATAACCAGGAACAGGGACATGGCCGGCGCGGTGAGATTCACCCCCAGCACCTTGCCCGCCAGTTTGCCGAGGCGTGCGCGACTGCCCGGGTCGTAACGCAGGGCGGTGTTGATGGCGGTTTCCAGTGTGGCGTCAAAACCGGCGCGGAAGGTGGGATCGGTCATGATTATTTTTTCAGTGCCCGGAAGCTATACGCGAAGGCGGTGCTTCCGGTGTCTGTTCGCAGGACCTTCACCGCCAGGGATGGTGGTGCAGAGCCCCCATGGATGGGTCTACGGCGTGTCCTGTGAACAGACACCGGAAGTGGCGCCGCCACAAGGCGAAATCCGAGCCCCCAAACTCAAAAATTGTCAGGGTTTGATGCCCTTGTGCAAAGCCACGATGCCACCGGTCATATTGTGGAATTCGCAATCCACAAAGCCGGCATCGCCCATCATGCCTTTGAGGGTCTCCTGGTCCGGGTGCATTCGAATGCTCTCGGCCAGGTAACGATAGCTATCGGCATCGTCCGCCACCAGCTTGCCCATAAACGGCAGCAGGCGGAAAGAATACTGATCGTAGACCTTTTCCAGCAGCTTCGACTCCGGCTTGGAGAACTCCAGCACCAGCAGGCGCCCACCGGGTTTCAGCACACGCAACATGGAGCGCAGCGCCAGGTCTTTATCCGTCACGTTGCGCAGGCCGAACGCGATGGTAATGCAATCAAACGTGTTGTCGGGGAAGGGCAGGTACTGGGCGTCCGCCTGTACCGTCTCCACATTGCCGGCAATGCCGCGGTCCAGCAGGCGATCGCGGCCGACCTTCAACATGGACGCATTGATATCCGCCAACACCACCTTGCCGGTAGGGCCAACGATGCGGGAAAAGCGCGCGGTCAGGTCACCGGTACCGCCGGCAATATCCAGAATTGTCTGGCCCGGGCGCGCCGCAGAAAGCTCAATCGTGAAACGCTTCCACAGGCGGTGGACGCCACCCGACATCAGGTCGTTCATCACGTCGTAGCGGGCCGCTACCGAGTGGAATACATCTGCCACTCGTCCCGCCTTTTCCTCCACCGGAACCTGCTGGTAGCCAAAATGGGTCGTCTTGCGTTCGGTCATCTTGTGCCTGCTGCGCCAAATTTCAGGGCCACATTGTACATGGGGCGGACCTGATCGGCACCGCCACAGACTAAACTTGAGCAATATCGAGGCAACGCCGCTCTCTTTCCGTTCTGCTTCTGTCCTGCTTATGTCTTTTCAATTGCACAGCAAGCACCCACTAGCCCCGGCGATCCGCGCCGTCGCCCGCACGCAGGTGCATGCAGCCATCGCCTGCTGCCAGGCGGCGGAAGACGGGCACGCCATCCACTGTGTACGCAAACACGGCAAAAAATTGCGCGCCCTGTTGCGCCTTATCCGCTACGCCAACACCACAACCGAGAGCCTGTATCACACCGAGAATGCGCGTTATCGCAATATTAATACGGCACTCGGTGCCTGCCGCGAAAGCGCGTCGCTATATCTCGCCCTCGACACACAATTGCACGCCGAGCGTTTCCCGCAAACGGCGGCGTACCTGAAAGGTCGACTGGACAACGGGGACACAGAGAGGCTGCTGGAGCAGGCCGAAAAATCGTTGCAACAAGCGCTGATAAAAATTGATGGCTGGCACTTTCAGGGCGCCAGCTGGGACGATATTGAATTGGGCTACTGCAAAAGCTACCGGCGGGCATTCAAGGCCATGGGTCATGCCTTTGCATTGAACACAGATGAGCGGTTCCACTCTCTGCGCAAACGCGTCAAAGACCAGTGGTACCAGAGCCGCCTGCTGGAAGAACACTACCCGGAAACCATCGGCGCGCGCACCCGTGGCCTGCAACAGCTGGCCAGTGCCCTGGGCGACTGGCGTGACCTGCGGCTACTCTGCCAGCACCTTGCGCGCTACGGAGATGACGCCCCCGAAATGGCGAACGAACAGCGCGCACTACTGAAACAAGCTAAAAAAAGACTGGGGCAGCTGCGCAACGAAATTGAGCAGCTGTGTCGACAACTGTTCCCGCAAGCACACTGGGCGTTTGCTTAGCGCATACCGCCTGAATTAATCCGGCTCCGATTGATCTGGCTCCGTTTAATCTGGCTCCGTTTAATCCAGCAGCCCGCCCGCATGCACCATCACATGAAAAATAACATTCTGCTCTTTAGTGCCGGTAAGCAGATGGGCACCCGGTCCGCGCGCCCAGACACCCACGTCCTCGCCACCGTGGGTTTCGCTATCCAATGGCACCAGCGACTCCTGGTGGAAGCCGCTTGATTCTGTATCGATGTCGTGGAGATCGTGGCGCCCGGCATTGACCGGGTCATCGTAGCGATCGTCCGCATTGGTGCTGTCACCGAGGTCGGCAAAGCCCAGGCCATTCGCATAGGTAATCGTGGTGTAGGGCATACCATCGGCCGCCAGCGATACGTTTTCCTTGGGCTCGCCGGTTTCATCATTGCCGACCACCTTGCCCAGAATCGGGTTGCCGCGGGTGGGATAGCCGGCGATGGTCATTACATGGCTGTGATCGGCGGTCACTATGATCAGGGTATCCTCGGCACTGGTGTTATCCATGGCCACCTGCACCGCGCGGGCCATTTCCACACCATCGGTCAGCGCACTGTAGGCACTGCCCGCGTGGTGGCCATGGTCGATGCGGCCAGATTCGATCATGGCAAAATAGCCCTTGTCGTTTTTACTCAGCAGCTCGATGGCTTTGGCAGTCATCTGTGACAGGGACGGCTCGCCGGCTTTATCGTTCTTGCGATCTTCTTCATAGCGCATGTGCGAGCTGGCAAACAGGCCGAGCAACTTGTCGGTATCGACCACATCAAGCTGGTCGAATCCGGACTGGTCTTCGATATATACCGCTTCGGTAGTACCGTCGTTATAGCGCGCCTTCCAAGCGTCAATCAGGTTGAGGCCGTCGGTGCGCTTGCCGGACTTGCCTTCCAGATCCTCCACCTCTTCCGGCAGGAAACTGCGACGGCCACCGCCCATGATCACATCGATACCGTCACCGGCCGACAGCTCCACCATCTGCGCGGCAATATCTTTGCAGCCTTCGGGAGCGGTCGCCTCCCAGCCGCGCTCCGGCACTTTCGCGTAGGTAGCAGCCGGGGTGGCGTGGGTGATGCGCGCGGTACTCACCACGCCGGTGCTTTTGCCGAGATTCTCCGCCAACTCGAGTGCGGTGGTAAGCGGGTGCTGCAGGCTCGCCACGCAATCCCCGCGGGCAACA includes these proteins:
- a CDS encoding phosphoribosyl-ATP diphosphatase, whose translation is MSNMLTQLDRVLRMRMQEADADSSYVASLHTKGLNKILEKVGEESTELVLAAKDAEGKGADSDEYQAMISETADLWFHSLVMLNHLGADSRAVLDELGRRFGLSGLEEKASRSQD
- the dtd gene encoding D-aminoacyl-tRNA deacylase; protein product: MKGLIQRVKHAKVEVSSESVGAIDHGILLLLGVEASDTEDTADKLLHKVLHYRIFGDEQGKMNLNVQQAGGGLLVVSQFTLVADTAKGLRPSFSRGASPQQANELYEYFLRQARAKMADALPVAGGQFAADMQVSLCNDGPVTFLLEV
- a CDS encoding aminopeptidase, which codes for MDDSHIKTFSLTINLAGLFREARIWRRFSRLSSLLVALSTAMLLAGCETVHFYSQAATGQLKILAGREPIDRLLRDEETDPKLRRQLEWVQSIRAYAAGELHLPVGSAYSEFTQLEQEYALWNLVAAPEFSLSPKRWCYPIAGCASYRGYFNKRDAQVQEQRLQAQGYDVYLGPVPAYSTLGWFDDPVLSSFVDWKPDRLASLLFHELAHRRLYIGGDTQFNESFATAVSRIALPDWRRRNGIPAPKVANVEQARRVNGLMVSARRQLQALYASDLSAPEKRQRKTQTLQRLRYCYRKESEGWTQDEKFTQMIEKTNNATLALVSEYQSQVPAFVQLYRDSGSDWEAFYRAVEQLGALPKPERKARLDALTKRILGSTAAQTSSKKVTGPSLHSDTCMSAAN
- the hisI gene encoding phosphoribosyl-AMP cyclohydrolase; this translates as MSETDFTEAVSWNSDGLVPAIAQDFKTGRVLMMAWMNVESLRLTAEEGRAVYWSRSRGKLWRKGESSGHVQLVREMRLDCDGDTIVLLVEQLGGIACHTGRTSCFYQVLENGQWRIRQPVITDPKEIYAGEKKTAS
- a CDS encoding ubiquinone biosynthesis accessory factor UbiJ; its protein translation is MTDPTFRAGFDATLETAINTALRYDPGSRARLGKLAGKVLGVNLTAPAMSLFLVIDDEGEGGYIEVHSRWDGEVTTELSGSALAFIQLLRNRDATPAKLGVTVRGSSALLAELQSTLRELDIDWEEPVSKLIGDSPAHQLGTGVRMAASWLRDALGTAPKATAEAVSEEWRMTPPQAQFEAFAEDVAEFSHGVDRLEARLAILQRKFAAQVKAASGKPGQEKR
- the ubiB gene encoding ubiquinone biosynthesis regulatory protein kinase UbiB; the encoded protein is MPLARSLTIARVFLRYRLNELVPAEYQPLWLRTLWAPYKLLPAGKAKNMTRGERLRCALEDLGPIYVKFGQLLSTRPDLLPPDMVLELNQLQDNVPPFPIDQCIDRIEASLGAPVDELFAEFDREPLASASVAQVHGARLKGENGEPGQSVVVKVLRPGINKVIQQDLQLLRYIARWIEHYLPDGPRMRPVEVVEDYRHTIEGELDLVREASNGSELKRNFANSPLLYVPEVYWDYTRENVLVLERIDGIPVTDLQQLRAQNTNMELLAERGVEIFFKQVFEHNFFHADMHPGNIFVSREHPDRPKYIAIDTAIVGSLTREDQYYMARNILAMFRRDYRMVAELHVQSGWVRRDTPINAFESAIRAVCEPIFEKPLGEISFARVLISLFQTARRFEMEVQPQLVLLQKTLLNIEGLGRQLYPQLDLWKTAHPFLERWMRERIHPKTIVGEIKRYGPEWLEKFPQLPQMAFSALEQGRELGPQLQQLSDQLAGSRQRGRTRYARMIVGGLLAAGAALVASPGLLAQIPAASWIMGAAALALLLWP
- the tatC gene encoding twin-arginine translocase subunit TatC, translated to MSEKDQPFIEHLIEMRDRLLKTLLVVVAIFACMVPFANDIYNFVADPLQARLTEGAGMIATEVTSPFLTPFKTTFVLAFFVAIPFVLYQFWAFIAPGMYKHEKRLIAPLMISSIFLFYAGMAFAYFVVFPLIFEFFISSAHADIKVLPDIRSYLDLALKLFFAFGFAFEIPIATLLLIWSGAVTAKDLARKRPYVIVACFAMGMLLTPPDVISQTLLAVPMWILFEVGIFFGRWVKRGKPEEIEAQ
- the ubiE gene encoding bifunctional demethylmenaquinone methyltransferase/2-methoxy-6-polyprenyl-1,4-benzoquinol methylase UbiE encodes the protein MTERKTTHFGYQQVPVEEKAGRVADVFHSVAARYDVMNDLMSGGVHRLWKRFTIELSAARPGQTILDIAGGTGDLTARFSRIVGPTGKVVLADINASMLKVGRDRLLDRGIAGNVETVQADAQYLPFPDNTFDCITIAFGLRNVTDKDLALRSMLRVLKPGGRLLVLEFSKPESKLLEKVYDQYSFRLLPFMGKLVADDADSYRYLAESIRMHPDQETLKGMMGDAGFVDCEFHNMTGGIVALHKGIKP
- the tatB gene encoding Sec-independent protein translocase protein TatB translates to MFDIGFFELLLIAVVGLVVIGPERLPDAVRTTVRWWTQIKQTLGSAKEELEREVGADDIRRELHNERVLKELRESQQAMERTFSEAERKFEKDLKSVETQAQALKEDAAAHAQPAAVEAKPAPTEPSSPDPAADKLLQAEDYLPEEDKRALAEGNLDDDHLPEEEEDLEDPDYPEHLHDHGEPEHNPHHPDHFKHEEDAAWAEVDRLDPAEPAPSAEEASPQPHTDSPTESEDKRQ
- the tatA gene encoding twin-arginine translocase TatA/TatE family subunit gives rise to the protein MGISWQQLLILLVIVLLIFGTKRLRNLGGDLGGAIKGFKKAMKEEDKKGEEDKDPELLEKDESSKPQQKTSTEEKQSQDK
- a CDS encoding CHAD domain-containing protein, with amino-acid sequence MSFQLHSKHPLAPAIRAVARTQVHAAIACCQAAEDGHAIHCVRKHGKKLRALLRLIRYANTTTESLYHTENARYRNINTALGACRESASLYLALDTQLHAERFPQTAAYLKGRLDNGDTERLLEQAEKSLQQALIKIDGWHFQGASWDDIELGYCKSYRRAFKAMGHAFALNTDERFHSLRKRVKDQWYQSRLLEEHYPETIGARTRGLQQLASALGDWRDLRLLCQHLARYGDDAPEMANEQRALLKQAKKRLGQLRNEIEQLCRQLFPQAHWAFA
- a CDS encoding esterase/lipase family protein, encoding MTKRAVRRAGVIFGAVVSLILSLLMSISTAAQQAPSPSPCAILLHGITKDSSSMTDIENALRDAGFYTVNLDYPSKKHPIETLAEMTVPRGLQACKKAGAAPVYFVAHSMGSLLLRQYFDQRDASVIERAVMLGPPNQGSRLGNFLSCIPIIKDVNGPAGNQMGIDERSLPSRLGPVRFPLGVIAGTRSFNPLFSAIIDGNDDGIVGVPSTYVEGTCARVTYPLTHNGLTGSQQAIDQVVSYLTDGRFVGEEVEYFGCGP